Proteins co-encoded in one Arachis hypogaea cultivar Tifrunner chromosome 13, arahy.Tifrunner.gnm2.J5K5, whole genome shotgun sequence genomic window:
- the LOC112735425 gene encoding uncharacterized protein → MTDHSETQQHSQNNVDLLAANSVLQAENQRLAELLATLQNDRDRKVDSKKINANQHEEHLSESNAKTGETIPKNVRRRTNSFSEKIMSFKMPQNFTLPMTLMPYKGIGDLKVHVTKFESMMFLNSDSDPIMCRSFPTFLDGAALLWFSNFPAGSINNFDEFAKMFINHFAASKIYVRDSDYLSTIKQGQHESLKDYMTRFTTAAMKIPDLNPEVQLHAIKSGLRPGKFQEAIAVAKPKTLEEFRDKATGQIEIEELRETRRNEKPMSRKEEERPYRSQNRDSKKPFRLAPKFDSYTKFNTKREDIIKEILHSKLIKPPNRAGTYQDQRYVDKTKHCAFHQKFGHTTDECVIAKDTLERLARQGLLDKYIGRQLHKEQPTSHEAEHLKANGEKSQWQSNQPPKKVINYISGGFACGGGTSLARKRSYRTMLAVQNETPTNAPTPEVPNITFTSKDFDNKTPNLDDPVVISVTTRDLLVRKVLLDQGSSADVMFLSTFEKMQRNEKILQPSSGELVGFSGERIPVTSYVWVRTPPHSKTLDIQCLIVDCFSPYNIILGRPSLNTFGAIVSTIHLCVRFCSEKGTIATVHSNRKEARQCYNAGLKIQQTPTRRINSVYNASDIPDLAELDPRIHHEQRPTPTDDLHKVSLTEDKSQCTNIGSTLLAGYKQQMTDLL, encoded by the coding sequence ATGACCGACCATTCCGAAACCCAACAGCATTCTCAAAACAATGTCGACCTCCTTGCTGCCAATTCCGTCCTCCAAGCGGAAAATCAGCGACTAGCCGAACTCCTGGCGACGCTGCAAAACGACAGAGATCGAAAGGTCGATAGCAAGAAAATAAATGCTAACCAACACGAGGAACACCTGTCGGAATCCAACGCAAAAACAGGAGAGACAATCCCAAAGAACGTGAGACGCCGGACCAACTCGTTCTCCGAGAAAATAATGAGCTTCAAGATGCCACAGAACTTCACACTTCCGATGACGCTAATGCCCTACAAGGGAATCGGAGATCTTAAAGTCCACGTTACAAAATTTGAGTCTATGATGTTCCTCAACAGCGACTCAGACCCCATCATGTGCCGATCTTTCCCAACATTCCTAGATGGAGCTGCTTTATTATGGTTTTCTAACTTTCCTGCAGGATCCATAAACAACTTTGATGAGTTCGCCAAAATGTTCATCAATCATTTTGCAGCATCCAAGATATACGTTAGGGACTCAGACTACCTCAGCACAATCAAACAGGGACAACACGAGAGCTTAAAGGACTACATGACGCGCTTTACAACAGCAGCAATGAAAATTCCCGACCTCAATCCAGAAGTACAACTGCACGCAATAAAGAGCGGTCTCAGGCCAGGAAAATTCCAGGAAGCAATCGCTGTGGCAAAACCAAAAACACTGGAGGAATTCAGAGATAAGGCGACAGGGCAAATCGAAATTGAGGAACTCCGTGAAACTAGGAGGAACGAAAAGCCCATGTccagaaaggaggaagaaagaccATACAGGTCCCAAAACAGAGACTCTAAAAAGCCTTTCAGGCTAGCCCCGAAGTTCGATTCTTATACCAAGTTCAACACCAAAAGGGAGGATATAATCAAAGAGATCCTCCACAGCAAACTCATCAAACCACCAAACCGAGCTGGCACATACCAAGACCAGAGGTACGTTGACAAGACGAAACACTGCGCTTTCCATCAAAAATTTGGACACACCACGGACGAGTGCGTTATAGCTAAAGACACGTTGGAAAGACTAGCAAGACAAGGGTTACTGGACAAATACATCGGCAGACAACTCCACAAAGAACAACCAACATCACACGAGGCAGAACACCTGAAAGCAAATGGCGAAAAATCTCAGTGGCAGAGTAATCAACCACCTAAGAAAGTCATCAACTACATTTCAGGAGGTTTTGCGTGTGGCGGGGGCACAAGCTTGGCCAGGAAAAGAAGCTACAGGACCATGTTGGCGGTCCAAAACGAAACACCCACTAACGCACCTACTCCAGAAGTCCCTAACATCACATTCACCAGCAAGGACTTTGACAATAAGACTCCCAACCTTGACGACCCCGTAGTCATCTCAGTAACAACAAGAGACCTCTTAGTTCGGAAAGTCTTGCTAGACCAAGGTAGCAGTGCCGATGTCATGTTTCTGTCGACCTTCGAGAAAATGCAACGTAACGAAAAAATTCTACAGCCGTCCTCCGGGGAGCTCGTCGGATTCTCAGGGGAAAGAATCCCCGTGACAAGTTATGTATGGGTGAGGACACCCCCTCACTCAAAAACTTTAGACATTCAATGCCTAATTGTTGACTGTTTCAGCCCATATAATATTATCTTGGGAAGACCCTCTTTAAACACTTTCGGAGCCATAGTCTCCACAATTCACTTGTGTGTTAGGTTTTGTTCAGAAAAAGGAACCATAGCAACAGTTCACTCGAACAGGAAAGAGGCAAGGCAGTGCTACAACGCAGGGCTAAAAATACAACAAACACCAACAAGGAGAATAAACTCGGTATACAATGCCAGCGATATACCAGACCTCGCCGAGTTGGATCCTCGGATCCATCATGAGCAGAGGCCAACACCAACCGATGATCTCCACAAGGTAAGCCTGACCGAGGATAAGAGTCAATGCACTAACATTGGTTCTACCTTGCTTGCAGGATACAAACAACAAATGACAGATCTACTCTGA
- the LOC112735426 gene encoding uncharacterized protein, whose translation MPGIDPEIICHKLALDPKARPIKQKRRQLGKERTEAATKETQKLISASFIREIQFTSWLANVVIVKKSSGKWRMCVDFTDLNRACPKDSYPLPNIDKLVDNTSGYQILSFMDAYSGYNQILMHPDDEDKTAFITDQGNFCYKVMPFGLKNAGATYQRLMDKVFQKQISRNMEVYVDDMVVNSNTEEEHLNDLKEVFDQLKKYNMRLNPEKCAFGVQGGKFLGFMLTNRGIKSNPEKCKAILEMKSPSTIKEVQQLTGRLVALSRFLPTMAAKSDHFFNILRKSKQSEWTEKCENAFAKFKQRLASQPILAKPVPETGRQQNPVYFVSKILQNAETRYPTIEKLAYALIITARRLMHYFQSHKIIVRTNQPLRQVLSILDLAGRLAKWCIELSEYDMEYQPRNSLKSQTLADFVTELTSDGDAHPEWELYIDGAANEDGGGAGIVLRDKDGIFTEQSIKYTFPVSNNQSEYEALLAGMRLAKGCGIQNIKIYCDSLLVVQQVNDVFQVREPSLEQYYTQVKCLAQQFQHFEITHISRNNNNQADVLSKLATSRKLGTSPNLSHMTLEQPSIYNKFFMSILQERDWRISYIEFLKFRKKPKNVENPKLFQRRASFFTIIGDDLYRRGFSRPLLKCLGKEEADLAMEETHEGICGTHIRGWSLATKILRAGYYWPTLRKDCLDKVRKCDNCQRCSPIIHNPAETLHTTEIGWPFHIWRLDILGPSQSPKDRIASFLHDLNIKHHFFSVEHPQYNGLAKAANKVILQALKKKVTLAKGQWAELIPEILWGYNTTLQSSTKETPFRLMFGSDAMIPVEISQGSVRTTYLDEDTNDQTREAELDLLEEVREESRIRHEAMQQLTRRKYNTRVRPRTLQQGDLVLRRLEDVQKSPGEGKLAANWEGPFRVIQVHGRGAYSLQTLEGDNLPNTWNITSLRLYHT comes from the exons atgccagggatagacccaGAAATCATATGCCACAAGCTCGCCCTCGACCCCAAAGCCCGACCAATAAAACAAAAGAGGAGGCAACTCGGAAAGGAAAGGACAGAAGCAGCAACAAAGGAAACACAAAAACTGATAAGCGCAAGCTTCATCCGAGAAATACAATTCACATCCTGGCTGGCAAACGTGGTCATAGTCAAAAAGAGCTCGGGAAAATGGCGGATGTGTGTAGACTTCACTGACCTGAACCGAGCCTGCCCTAAAGACTCCTACCCCTTGCCAAACATTGATAAGCTCGTAGACAACACCTCCGGCTATCAGATCTTAAGCTTCATGGACGcgtactcaggctataaccaaataCTTATGCACCCAGACGACGAGGACAAGACAGCTTTCATAACCGACCAAGGGAATTTCTGCTACAAAGTCATGCCATTCGGCCTCAAAAACGCGGGTGCTACATATCAGCGCCTAATGGATAAAGTTTTCCAGAAGCAAATCAGCAGGAACATGGAGGTATACGTGGACGATATGGTGGTCAATTCAAACACAGAAGAAGAACACCTTAATGATTTAAAAGAAGTTTTCGACCAACTGAAGAAATACAACATGCGACTGAATCCAGAAAAATGTGCGTTTGGAGTCCAAGGAGGTAAATTTCTGGGATTCATGTTGACAAACAGGGGGATAAAGTCAAATCCTGAAAAATGCAAAGCAATTTTAGAAATGAAATCGCCGTCCACAATCAAGGAAGTACAGCAACTTACAGGGAGGCTAGTCGCCCTCTCAAGGTTTTTACCCACGATGGCAGCAAAGTCGGATCATTTCTTTAATATACTGCGAAAGTCAAAACAGTCCGAGTGGACGGAGAAATGCGAAAACGCATTCGCCAAGTTCAAACAACGGCTCGCATCCCAACCCATACTGGCAAAACCAGTACCCG AAACAGGTCGGCAACAAAACCCAGTGTATTTCGTCAGCAAAATATTACAAAATGCAGAAACGAGGTATCCAACTATTGAAAAATTGGCATATGCCCTAATAATCACAGCAAGACGACTCATGCACTATTTCCAAAGCCACAAGATCATAGTACGAACAAATCAACCCCTAAGGCAGGTACTGTCAATACTTGACCTCGCGGGAAGACTGGCCAAGTGGTGCATTGAGCTGTCAGAATACGATATGGAATATCAACCTCGGAACTCATTAAAGTCACAAACACTGGCCGACTTTGTGACAGAACTGACGTCGGATGGAGATGCACACCCAGAATGGGAGCTGTATATAGACGGTGCCGCCAATGAGGACGGCGGTGGAGCAGGTATAGTCCTCAGAGACAAAGATGGAATCTTCACTGAACAATCAATAAAGTACACATTTCCAGTCAGCAATAACCAATCTGAGTACGAAGCCCTCCTAGCCGGCATGCGCCTAGCAAAAGGGTGTGGAATACAAAACATAAAGATCTACTGCGACTCCCTCTTGGTGGTTCAGCAGGTAAACGACGTATTCCAGGTACGAGAACCCTCTTTAGAACAATATTATACACAGGTAAAATGCTTAGCACAACAGTTCCAACATTTTGAAATAACTCAtataagtagaaacaacaacaacCAAGCCGATGTACTATCCAAACTAGCCACATCTAGGAAATTAGGAACATCCCCAAATTTATCACACATGACATTGGAACAACCGAGcatatacaataaattttttatgagTATATTACAGGAACGAGATTGGAGAATATCGTACATTGAATTCCTAAAGTTCAGAAAGAAACCCAAAAATGTAGAGAACCCGAAGCTCTTCCAAAGGAGGGCGAGTTTCTTCACAATCATAGGTGATGATCTATACAGGAGAGGATTCTCCCGACCCCTGCTCAAATGCCTAGGAAAGGAGGAGGCCGACCTCGCAATGGAAGAGACCCATGAAGGAATTTGCGGCACACATATCAGAGGTTGGAGCTTAGCCACAAAAATATTGAGGGCTGGATACTATTGGCCAACATTGAGAAAAGATTGTCTCGATAAAGTCCGAAAATGCGACAACTGCCAAAGATGCTCACCGATCATCCACAACCCGGCCGAGACGTTACACACGACGGAAATCGGATGGCCGTTTCACATATGGAGGCTCGACATACTTGGCCCTTCCCAATCTCCAAAGGATAG AATAGCATCTTTCTTGCATGATTTGAATATAAAGCATCATTTTTTCTCGGTGGAGCACCCACAATACAACGGGCTCGCCAAAGCTGCTAATAAAGTTATCTTGCAGGCTCTAAAGAAAAAAGTAACACTTGCCAAAGGACAATGGGCAGAATTGATACCAGAAATCCTCTGGGGTTACAACACCACCTTGCAAAGCTCAACTAAAGAGACACCATTCAGGCTAATGTTCGGATCCGACGCCATGATCCCGGTAGAGATATCACAAGGCTCGGTCAGAACAACCTATCTCGACGAGGATACTAATGATCAAACTAGAGAAGCTGAGTTAGACCTACTAGAAGAAGTACGAGAAGAGTCAAGAATAAGACATGAAGCAATGCAACAATTAACTCGGCGCAAATACAACACAAGGGTTAGACCCCGAACACTACAGCAAGGAGACCTTGTGCTCCGACGACTGGAAGATGTCCAAAAATCGCCAGGAGAGGGTAAGCTCGCCGCTAATTGGGAAGGTCCTTTCAGAGTCATACAAGTACATGGCCGAGGTGCATACTCGTTACAGACCTTGGAAGGAGATAATCTACCGAACACTTGGAACATCACGTCCCTACGATTGTACCATACTTAA